The following are from one region of the Rhipicephalus microplus isolate Deutch F79 chromosome 1, USDA_Rmic, whole genome shotgun sequence genome:
- the LOC142767208 gene encoding uncharacterized protein LOC142767208, giving the protein MKASLVVRNEVPGIRSVEDLAKMESVTPIVLKESAFYTYIKGEAALFMSESGVAAQMRGRCEKLVPLDAEFYYAPRPVTQMPLSMFTSKRLHPPLRWAIEKMIKIFVERGFIDKFYRDSRLEMPPCRRLTAQSHSGNSPQLDSLQGVFFTLLAGLSMACAALLAEILRNRAGRHALTERARFQ; this is encoded by the exons ATGAAGGCGTCTCTGGTGGTCAGGAACGAAGTGCCCGGCATACGAAGTGTGGAGGACCTCGCCAAGATGGAGAGTGTCACGCCCATCGTCTTGAAGGAATCCGCGTTCTATACATACATCAAG GGTGAAGCGGCACTCTTTATGAGCGAGAGCGGTGTGGCGGCCCAAATGCGCGGACGGTGCGAAAAGCTGGTGCCGCTGGACGCCGAGTTCTACTACGCCCCCAGGCCGGTCACTCAGATGCCGTTGTCCATGTTCACGAGCAAGCGGCTGCACCCACCTCTTCGGTGGGCCATCGAAAAGAT GATCAAGATATTCGTGGAGCGAGGCTTCATAGACAAGTTCTACCGAGACAGTCGACTCGAGATGCCTCCTTGTCGACGCCTAACGGCGCAGAGCCACAGCGGCAACAGCCCACAGCTCGACTCCCTGCAGGGAGTCTTCTTCACGCTGCTCGCTGGGCTGTCGATGGCATGCGCGGCTCTTCTGGCGGAAATACTTCGAAACCGGGCCGGAAGGCACGCGCTGACTGAGCGAGCACGATTTCAATAG